The following are encoded together in the Bacillus sp. V2I10 genome:
- a CDS encoding Gfo/Idh/MocA family protein, with amino-acid sequence MTLNIGVIGTGAIGREHIKRITNNLSGGKIVAVTDVNQDAANSVVEQFGLDAVVYPNDKALVAAENVDAVLIASWGPAHELSVLAAIEAGKYVFCEKPLATTAEGCMRIVAAEMKHGKRLVQVGFMRRYDNGYVQLKEAIDSNYIGEPLMIRSVHRNPEVGDNYTTDMAISDTLVHEIDVLHWLINDDYKSVQVVFPKKTKHASAHLQDPQIIMLETNSGITINAEVFVNCQYGYDIQCEVIGEEGVVSLPEVSSIITRKEAKLGTNILMDWKQRFINAYDKELQDFMDSIKMTGEPNGPTSWDGYIAAVTADACLKAQQTGEKEPVTLVEKPEFYKKASAIAV; translated from the coding sequence ATGACTTTGAATATTGGTGTGATAGGAACAGGTGCGATTGGCAGAGAGCATATTAAAAGAATTACAAATAACTTATCTGGAGGAAAAATTGTCGCTGTTACAGATGTCAATCAGGATGCTGCAAATAGCGTTGTTGAACAATTCGGCTTGGATGCCGTTGTATATCCGAATGATAAAGCGCTTGTGGCTGCTGAAAACGTTGATGCTGTACTCATAGCAAGCTGGGGTCCTGCCCATGAACTAAGCGTACTGGCAGCAATTGAGGCTGGAAAGTATGTATTCTGCGAAAAACCTTTAGCCACAACAGCAGAAGGGTGCATGAGAATTGTTGCAGCAGAAATGAAACATGGCAAGCGTTTAGTCCAAGTGGGATTTATGCGCCGTTATGATAATGGGTATGTACAATTAAAGGAAGCGATTGACAGTAATTATATTGGTGAACCATTAATGATCAGGTCCGTACACAGAAACCCGGAAGTTGGCGATAATTATACTACAGATATGGCCATTAGTGATACTTTGGTTCACGAGATTGATGTCCTGCACTGGCTGATTAACGATGATTATAAATCTGTACAAGTAGTATTTCCAAAGAAAACAAAACATGCATCAGCTCACTTGCAGGATCCGCAAATTATCATGCTTGAAACAAACAGCGGCATTACTATAAATGCGGAAGTATTTGTAAACTGCCAGTACGGCTATGACATCCAATGTGAGGTTATTGGTGAAGAAGGAGTTGTGAGTCTGCCGGAAGTCTCAAGCATTATCACCCGTAAGGAAGCCAAGCTGGGTACAAACATCCTGATGGATTGGAAACAGCGTTTTATTAATGCTTATGACAAAGAATTACAGGACTTCATGGATTCGATCAAAATGACAGGTGAGCCTAATGGTCCGACTTCATGGGATGGCTATATTGCAGCTGTTACAGCAGATGCTTGTTTGAAAGCACAGCAAACAGGGGAGAAAGAGCCTGTCACATTAGTAGAAAAGCCAGAATTTTATAAAAAAGCAAGTGCTATAGCGGTCTGA
- the iolA gene encoding methylmalonate-semialdehyde dehydrogenase, producing the protein MTEVVTKAVKLKNYINGEWIESNTTKYEDVFNPATKEVIAQVPLSTKEDVDFAIEVAAKAFEKWQKVAVPRRARILFNYQQLLTRHKEELAHLITIENGKSLSEALGEVQRGIENVEFAAGAPTLMMGDSLSSIATDVEATNYRYPIGVVGGIAPFNFPMMVPCWMFPMAIAMGNTFILKPSERAPLLTEKLVELFSEAGLPKGVFNLVHGAHDVVNGILDHPEIKAISFVGSKPVGEYVFKRGSENLKRVQSLTGAKNHTIVLNDADLEETITNIISSAFGSAGERCMACSVVTVEEGIAEEFLAKLKERTASIKMGNGLDDGVLLGPVIREENRKRTINYIEKGIEEGATVVCDGRERSLDEGFFIGPTILDDVTTDMTIWKDEIFAPVLSIMRVKNLKEAIEVANKSEFANGACIFTTNAASIRYFRENIDAGMLGVNLGVPAPMAFFPFSGWKSSFFGTLHANGKDSVEFYTRKKVVTARYTEPAFE; encoded by the coding sequence ATGACGGAAGTAGTAACGAAAGCAGTAAAACTGAAAAATTACATAAATGGTGAGTGGATTGAAAGCAATACAACAAAATATGAAGATGTTTTCAATCCAGCCACAAAAGAGGTTATTGCTCAAGTTCCGCTATCAACAAAAGAGGATGTTGACTTTGCGATAGAAGTTGCTGCAAAAGCGTTTGAAAAATGGCAAAAAGTCGCAGTGCCAAGGCGTGCAAGAATCTTATTCAACTATCAGCAATTGCTGACGAGGCATAAAGAAGAGTTGGCTCACCTTATCACAATAGAAAATGGAAAAAGCCTTTCGGAAGCATTAGGTGAAGTCCAACGCGGTATAGAGAATGTTGAATTTGCAGCAGGGGCGCCTACTTTAATGATGGGGGATTCACTATCTTCAATTGCTACAGATGTCGAAGCGACAAATTACCGCTATCCAATTGGAGTTGTCGGTGGAATTGCACCATTTAACTTTCCAATGATGGTACCGTGCTGGATGTTTCCAATGGCAATAGCGATGGGAAATACGTTTATTTTAAAGCCCTCCGAAAGAGCACCGCTTTTAACAGAAAAATTAGTTGAGCTATTTTCTGAAGCAGGACTTCCAAAAGGTGTATTCAACTTAGTACACGGAGCACATGACGTCGTTAACGGAATATTAGATCACCCTGAAATTAAAGCGATTTCTTTTGTTGGCTCCAAGCCTGTAGGTGAATACGTGTTTAAACGAGGCAGCGAGAATTTGAAACGCGTTCAGTCATTAACAGGTGCTAAAAACCATACCATCGTCTTAAATGACGCTGATCTTGAAGAAACAATCACAAATATTATTTCTTCAGCATTTGGTTCAGCAGGTGAACGCTGCATGGCATGCTCAGTTGTCACAGTAGAAGAGGGAATTGCCGAAGAATTTTTAGCAAAGTTGAAAGAGAGAACGGCTTCTATAAAAATGGGCAATGGCCTGGATGATGGTGTATTGTTGGGGCCAGTCATCAGGGAAGAAAATCGAAAACGCACTATCAATTATATCGAAAAAGGAATTGAAGAAGGAGCAACCGTTGTTTGTGACGGGCGCGAACGTTCATTAGATGAAGGATTTTTCATTGGTCCTACCATTCTAGATGATGTAACAACAGACATGACTATCTGGAAAGATGAAATCTTTGCTCCGGTACTATCAATCATGCGTGTGAAGAATTTAAAAGAAGCTATTGAAGTTGCCAATAAATCAGAATTTGCCAATGGCGCATGTATCTTTACAACAAACGCTGCATCTATCCGTTACTTCCGTGAAAATATTGATGCCGGTATGTTAGGCGTTAACCTGGGTGTGCCGGCGCCTATGGCGTTCTTCCCATTCTCCGGGTGGAAATCGTCATTCTTTGGAACATTACATGCCAACGGAAAAGATAGTGTTGAGTTCTATACTCGTAAAAAAGTTGTAACAGCACGCTATACAGAACCTGCATTTGAATAA
- a CDS encoding sugar porter family MFS transporter — MNKQVNQNSFMRTIILVSTFGGLLFGYDTGVINGALPYMSEGDQLNLNSFTQGFVTSSLLFGAAFGAVLGGRLSDYNGRRKNILYLAVLFFLATLGCTLAPNVTVMVICRFLLGLAVGGASVTVPTYLAEMSPAESRGRMVTQNELMIVTGQLLAFIFNAIIGNTMGDSSHVWRYMLSIAALPAVFLFFGMIRVPESPRWLVSKGKNGDALRVLCQIRNEKRAKLELSEIEKAFTEESGIKKATYKDLAVPWVRRIVFLGIGIAIVQQITGVNSIMYYGTEILKDAGFQTKAALIGNIANGVISVLATFVGIWLLGKVGRRPMLLTGLIGTTTALLLIGIFSIMLEGTAALPYVVLALTVTFLAFQQGAISPVTWLMLSEIFPLRLRGLGMGVTVFCLWIVNFLIGLTFPVLLDKVGLSTTFFIFVALGLAAITFVKKYLPETKGLTLEQLEHNFRTYDDRGAQDYLEKVDA; from the coding sequence ATGAATAAACAGGTAAACCAAAATTCGTTTATGCGTACCATTATTTTAGTCTCTACATTTGGTGGACTTCTATTTGGATACGACACTGGCGTCATCAACGGTGCTTTGCCTTATATGTCTGAAGGAGATCAGCTCAACCTCAATTCATTCACTCAAGGTTTCGTTACGAGTTCGCTTCTTTTTGGAGCCGCATTCGGTGCAGTGCTCGGCGGCCGCCTATCCGATTACAATGGCCGCCGCAAAAACATTCTTTATCTTGCAGTGCTGTTCTTCTTAGCCACACTTGGATGTACCCTTGCTCCGAACGTTACTGTTATGGTAATCTGCCGTTTCCTGCTGGGACTTGCTGTAGGAGGTGCGTCTGTAACGGTTCCAACCTATTTAGCGGAAATGTCACCTGCGGAGAGCAGGGGCAGAATGGTTACCCAAAACGAACTGATGATTGTTACTGGACAACTATTGGCCTTCATCTTCAACGCCATCATTGGTAATACAATGGGTGACAGCTCGCATGTTTGGCGATACATGCTGAGTATCGCGGCACTTCCGGCAGTTTTCCTGTTCTTTGGCATGATTAGAGTACCGGAGAGCCCGCGCTGGCTTGTATCAAAAGGGAAAAATGGGGATGCGCTGCGTGTCCTCTGTCAGATTCGAAATGAGAAGCGGGCTAAATTAGAACTAAGCGAAATTGAGAAAGCTTTCACGGAAGAGTCTGGGATTAAGAAAGCAACTTATAAGGATCTGGCTGTACCATGGGTACGCCGCATCGTATTTCTCGGGATTGGAATTGCCATTGTGCAGCAAATTACGGGTGTCAACTCGATTATGTATTATGGTACTGAAATCCTCAAAGATGCTGGCTTCCAAACGAAGGCCGCACTTATCGGTAACATTGCCAATGGTGTAATCTCGGTTTTAGCAACTTTCGTCGGCATCTGGCTCCTTGGAAAGGTCGGCCGTAGACCTATGCTGCTGACTGGCCTGATAGGAACTACCACGGCACTTCTGCTCATTGGGATATTCTCAATCATGCTTGAAGGGACTGCTGCACTTCCATATGTTGTGCTTGCTCTGACAGTCACGTTTCTTGCTTTCCAGCAGGGAGCCATTTCACCGGTAACATGGTTAATGCTCTCGGAAATATTTCCGCTGCGGTTGAGAGGTCTCGGAATGGGCGTCACCGTGTTTTGCCTATGGATAGTGAACTTCCTCATAGGCTTGACGTTCCCGGTACTGCTCGATAAGGTCGGTTTGTCCACAACATTCTTCATCTTCGTAGCTTTGGGTCTTGCTGCAATCACATTCGTGAAGAAATACTTGCCGGAAACCAAGGGACTCACACTTGAGCAGCTGGAACATAACTTCCGAACCTATGATGATCGAGGCGCCCAGGACTATTTAGAGAAGGTCGATGCTTAA
- the iolC gene encoding 5-dehydro-2-deoxygluconokinase, which translates to MKYEFGADKVYDIIAIGRACIDLNATEYNRPMENTMTFTKYVGGSPANIVIGGSKLGLKVGFIGKISDDQHGRYIEQYMRGVGIDTSNIVVDKEGHKTGLAFTEIKSPEECSILMYRQDVADLYLTPSEVHEDYIKRSKILLVSGTALSKSPSREAVLKAVSLAKKNDVKVIFELDYRPYSWNSLGETAVYCSLVAEQADVVIGTRDEYNVMENKTEGKNEDTINYLFNYSPELIVIKHGVEGSYAYTKSGETFKGRVYPTNVLKTFGAGDSYASAFLYALISGKEIVTALKYGSASASIVVSKHSSSEAMPTVEEIEQLIRESEAIQVEVSY; encoded by the coding sequence ATGAAATATGAATTTGGTGCTGATAAAGTATATGACATTATTGCGATTGGCCGTGCATGCATCGATTTAAATGCTACAGAGTACAACCGGCCAATGGAAAACACAATGACATTTACAAAATATGTGGGAGGTTCGCCTGCAAATATTGTAATTGGCGGATCCAAATTAGGATTAAAAGTCGGATTTATCGGTAAAATTTCAGATGACCAGCATGGACGATATATCGAGCAGTATATGCGCGGCGTTGGAATTGACACATCAAATATTGTAGTTGATAAAGAAGGACATAAAACAGGATTGGCATTTACAGAGATTAAGAGCCCTGAAGAGTGCAGTATCTTAATGTACCGCCAAGACGTGGCAGACCTTTACCTGACGCCTTCTGAGGTTCATGAGGATTACATAAAAAGATCAAAAATCCTGCTAGTTTCAGGGACAGCCTTGTCAAAAAGCCCATCCCGTGAAGCAGTGCTGAAAGCAGTCAGCCTGGCTAAAAAAAATGATGTCAAAGTTATTTTTGAATTGGATTACCGCCCGTATTCATGGAATTCCTTGGGAGAAACAGCTGTTTATTGTTCATTAGTTGCAGAACAAGCGGATGTTGTGATCGGTACTCGTGATGAATACAATGTGATGGAAAACAAAACAGAAGGTAAAAACGAGGATACCATTAATTATCTGTTTAATTATTCACCAGAATTAATTGTTATTAAACACGGAGTAGAAGGTTCATATGCCTACACAAAATCAGGAGAAACATTCAAAGGCCGAGTTTATCCGACAAATGTATTAAAAACATTTGGGGCAGGTGATTCATACGCTTCAGCATTCTTATATGCTTTAATCAGCGGCAAAGAGATTGTAACCGCTTTAAAATACGGCAGTGCATCAGCTTCTATTGTTGTTAGCAAACACAGTTCTTCAGAAGCGATGCCAACAGTAGAGGAAATCGAGCAATTAATTAGGGAAAGTGAAGCAATCCAGGTAGAGGTGAGTTACTGA
- the iolI gene encoding 2-keto-myo-inositol isomerase: MKLCFNQATTLENSNLAIDLEYCNKHGYDYIEIRTMDKLPEYLKEKSIDDLAEFFNTHHIKPLAFNALVFFNNRDEAGYKEIINEFKEMMETAKKLGVKYVVAVPLVTDQKILKQDIKNSCVEVLKELSNIAEPYGVKIAVEFVGHPQCTVNTFGQAYDIVETVNRENVGLVLDCFHFHAMGSNLEHLKKADGSKIFILHIDDTEDFPIGFLTDEDRVWPGLGAIDLDSILSTLKEIGFSEVVSVELFRPEYYKMDAEEAIKTAKETTLKVVSKYYDLQPV, from the coding sequence ATGAAACTTTGTTTTAACCAAGCTACGACACTTGAAAACTCCAATCTAGCCATAGATTTGGAGTATTGCAATAAACACGGCTACGACTATATCGAAATCCGCACAATGGACAAATTACCAGAGTATTTAAAGGAGAAGTCCATTGATGATCTGGCTGAGTTCTTCAATACACACCATATTAAGCCTCTGGCATTCAATGCTTTAGTGTTTTTCAATAATCGCGACGAAGCCGGGTATAAGGAAATTATCAATGAATTCAAAGAGATGATGGAAACAGCCAAGAAATTAGGTGTGAAATATGTGGTAGCAGTGCCGCTAGTAACGGATCAGAAGATATTGAAACAAGATATCAAAAACAGTTGTGTAGAGGTGCTGAAAGAGCTGTCAAATATCGCAGAGCCGTATGGAGTGAAAATTGCAGTCGAATTTGTCGGACATCCACAATGCACAGTCAACACCTTCGGCCAGGCTTACGATATTGTCGAAACCGTTAATCGTGAGAATGTTGGATTAGTACTGGATTGTTTCCACTTCCATGCAATGGGATCAAATTTGGAACATCTTAAAAAAGCTGATGGGTCAAAGATCTTTATTCTGCATATCGATGATACGGAAGATTTTCCGATTGGCTTTCTGACTGATGAAGATCGGGTATGGCCTGGGCTTGGTGCTATCGATTTAGACAGTATTTTATCGACATTGAAGGAAATCGGGTTCTCAGAGGTTGTCTCTGTTGAATTATTCCGGCCGGAATACTATAAAATGGATGCTGAAGAAGCCATCAAGACTGCAAAAGAAACAACACTCAAAGTGGTATCCAAGTATTACGACTTACAGCCAGTATAA
- the iolB gene encoding 5-deoxy-glucuronate isomerase, with protein MSKLLRKPEKNEISQGVTIVHEVTTENSPLEYVGFKIVDLSPGAKYSESLGKQECCIVALTGKINVTDHEKTFENLGTRESVFNKVPTDSVYLSNNRLFEIEGVSQARVALCYSPSEKQLPTKLIKASDIGTEKRGKLNNKRLVHNILPDSDPSANSLLVVEVYTESGNWSSYPPHKHDRDNLPDESFLEESYYHEMNPQQGFVFQRVYTDDRSLDETMSVENGDLVIVPAGYHPVGVPDGYTSYYLNVMAGPTRIWKFYNDPDHEWILKR; from the coding sequence ATGAGTAAATTGCTCCGGAAACCAGAAAAAAACGAAATTTCTCAAGGAGTTACTATTGTTCATGAAGTAACGACAGAAAATTCGCCATTAGAGTATGTTGGATTTAAAATAGTTGATTTATCTCCAGGTGCCAAATATTCAGAATCACTGGGAAAACAAGAATGCTGCATTGTGGCCCTAACTGGAAAAATTAATGTCACTGATCATGAAAAAACTTTTGAAAATCTGGGCACTCGTGAAAGCGTATTCAATAAGGTGCCAACAGACAGTGTGTATCTATCAAATAATCGCCTTTTTGAAATAGAGGGAGTCAGCCAGGCTCGTGTGGCATTATGTTATTCGCCTTCTGAAAAACAATTGCCTACAAAACTAATTAAAGCTTCAGATATTGGTACCGAAAAAAGAGGAAAACTTAACAATAAGCGTTTGGTGCATAATATTTTGCCTGATTCTGATCCATCTGCTAACAGTCTGCTGGTCGTTGAAGTGTACACAGAAAGCGGAAACTGGTCAAGCTATCCTCCGCATAAACATGATCGTGATAACTTGCCGGACGAGTCATTTTTAGAAGAATCCTACTATCATGAAATGAATCCACAGCAAGGTTTTGTATTCCAGCGAGTCTATACTGATGATCGTTCCCTTGATGAAACTATGTCTGTTGAAAACGGTGACCTGGTTATCGTGCCAGCAGGATATCATCCAGTTGGTGTGCCAGATGGTTATACGTCTTATTATCTAAATGTAATGGCAGGACCGACACGTATTTGGAAGTTTTACAACGATCCGGATCACGAATGGATATTAAAACGTTAA
- the iolE gene encoding myo-inosose-2 dehydratase, with product MKDQGILWGIAPIGWRNDDIPEIGAENTLQHLLSDIVVAGFQGTEVGGFFPEPEELNKELKLRNLKVAGQWFSSFIIRDGIREVAQAFHKHCQYLHEVNADVAVVSEQTYSVQCTEKNVFSEKPYFMDTEWDKLCEGLNELGKIAQRYDLKLVYHHHMGTGVQTLAEIDRLMGSTDSSYVHLLYDTGHIYISDGDYMTLLNKHIDRIKHVHFKDARKKVLEECKKEGRSFLQSFLCGMFTVPGDGCIDFTESYKTLLDQNYKGWIVIEAEQDPSVAHPLEYALLTRKYIDEKLLIRS from the coding sequence ATGAAAGATCAAGGTATCTTATGGGGAATTGCCCCTATCGGCTGGCGAAATGATGATATACCGGAAATCGGTGCAGAGAATACATTGCAGCACCTATTAAGTGATATTGTCGTAGCAGGTTTTCAAGGGACTGAAGTTGGCGGTTTTTTTCCTGAACCAGAAGAATTAAACAAAGAACTTAAACTTCGAAACTTAAAAGTAGCAGGTCAGTGGTTTAGTAGTTTTATCATTCGTGACGGTATTCGAGAGGTAGCTCAGGCCTTCCACAAACACTGCCAATATCTACACGAGGTCAATGCAGATGTGGCGGTGGTGTCGGAGCAGACTTATAGTGTGCAGTGTACAGAGAAAAATGTCTTTTCTGAAAAGCCATACTTTATGGATACCGAATGGGATAAATTATGCGAGGGACTAAACGAACTGGGGAAAATCGCCCAGCGATACGATTTGAAATTAGTTTATCACCATCATATGGGGACGGGTGTCCAAACACTGGCCGAAATCGACCGGCTAATGGGAAGTACCGATTCAAGCTATGTGCATTTACTTTATGACACAGGCCACATCTACATTTCCGACGGTGATTATATGACACTATTAAACAAGCATATTGATCGAATTAAACATGTCCATTTTAAAGATGCCAGAAAAAAAGTGCTGGAGGAATGCAAGAAAGAAGGCAGGTCGTTCCTGCAATCCTTCTTATGTGGCATGTTTACAGTGCCAGGTGATGGGTGCATTGATTTTACAGAATCTTATAAGACGCTGCTGGATCAAAATTACAAGGGATGGATTGTAATTGAAGCTGAACAGGATCCATCTGTAGCTCATCCATTGGAATATGCTTTATTGACTCGGAAATATATAGATGAAAAATTACTTATTCGTTCCTAA
- the iolD gene encoding 3D-(3,5/4)-trihydroxycyclohexane-1,2-dione acylhydrolase (decyclizing), translating to MGTIRLTAAQALIKFLNQQYIHVDGQESPFVEGVFNIFGHGNVLGIGQALEQGSGHLKVIQGKNEQGMAHAAIAYSKQMLRKKIYAVTTSSGPGSANLVTAAGTALANNIPILLLPADTYATRQPDPVLQQVEQEYSIAVTTNDALQPVSRYWDRITRPEQLMSSLIRAFEVMTDPAKAGPATICISQDVEGEAFNYDERFFEKRVHYIDRKLPTERELKGAAELIKESKNPLVVVGGGAKYSEARECLIEFSEKYNIPLVETQAGKSTIESSFKNNLGGLGITGTLAANKAARQSDLIIGVGTRFTDFATSSKTIFDFETTKFLNINVSRMQAYKLDAFPVVADARTTFESLTPMLEGYMSEFGDSITELKEEWLAERNRLSKVIFNREFFDPEIKNHFSQEVLNEYADVLNTELAQTTALIAINDTIDPDSIIICAAGSLPGDLQRLWHSDVPNTYHLEYGYSCMGYEVSGTLGLKLAEPVKEVYTIVGDGSFLMLHSELITAIQYNKKINVLLFDNSGYGCINNLQIDFGNGSYFCEFRTNDNQILNIDYAKVAEGYGAKAYRANTVEELKAALEDAKKQDKSTLIEMKVLPKTMTDGYEGSWWNLGVPEVSNQEGIQKAYELKQQKLKNAKQY from the coding sequence ATGGGAACAATCAGATTGACAGCAGCGCAAGCTTTGATTAAATTTCTCAATCAGCAATATATTCATGTTGATGGACAGGAGTCCCCTTTTGTTGAAGGTGTCTTCAATATATTCGGACATGGTAATGTTTTAGGGATTGGTCAGGCGCTTGAACAAGGTTCAGGTCATTTAAAAGTAATTCAAGGAAAAAATGAACAAGGAATGGCGCATGCAGCCATTGCTTACAGCAAACAAATGCTCCGTAAAAAAATATATGCTGTTACAACTTCGAGTGGACCGGGTTCAGCAAATTTGGTAACTGCAGCAGGTACAGCACTTGCTAATAATATTCCTATATTGTTGCTACCGGCTGATACATATGCTACACGTCAGCCTGATCCAGTTTTACAACAGGTAGAACAAGAATACAGTATTGCTGTTACCACAAATGATGCACTTCAGCCAGTGTCAAGATATTGGGATCGTATTACTCGCCCTGAGCAACTGATGTCCAGTTTAATTCGAGCATTTGAAGTGATGACAGATCCAGCAAAAGCAGGCCCTGCTACGATTTGTATTTCACAAGATGTTGAAGGGGAAGCATTCAACTATGATGAGAGGTTCTTCGAAAAGCGTGTTCATTATATCGATCGTAAATTACCTACTGAACGTGAATTAAAAGGGGCAGCTGAATTAATTAAAGAGAGCAAAAACCCATTAGTTGTTGTCGGTGGTGGAGCTAAATATTCAGAAGCGCGCGAATGTTTGATTGAATTTTCGGAAAAATACAACATCCCATTAGTAGAAACTCAAGCTGGTAAATCAACTATTGAGTCCTCGTTCAAAAACAATCTAGGGGGACTAGGAATTACTGGTACGTTAGCGGCAAATAAAGCAGCACGTCAATCAGATTTAATTATTGGTGTTGGTACGAGATTTACAGATTTCGCAACCTCCTCTAAAACTATTTTTGATTTTGAGACTACAAAGTTCTTAAACATCAATGTTAGTCGCATGCAAGCTTATAAATTGGATGCGTTTCCAGTTGTAGCTGATGCCAGAACAACTTTTGAGTCATTAACCCCTATGCTAGAAGGTTATATGAGTGAGTTTGGCGATAGCATTACTGAATTAAAAGAAGAGTGGTTAGCCGAGCGTAATCGTTTAAGTAAAGTAATATTTAACAGAGAGTTTTTTGATCCTGAAATTAAAAATCATTTTTCGCAAGAAGTTTTAAACGAATATGCTGATGTTTTAAACACAGAATTAGCACAAACCACAGCATTGATTGCGATAAATGACACCATCGATCCTGACAGTATCATTATTTGTGCAGCCGGTTCACTCCCAGGAGACCTGCAGCGTTTATGGCATTCAGATGTACCAAACACATACCATCTTGAATACGGTTATTCGTGTATGGGATATGAAGTGTCAGGCACATTAGGATTGAAGTTGGCTGAACCAGTAAAAGAAGTATACACAATAGTTGGCGACGGCAGCTTCCTTATGCTTCACTCTGAATTGATTACAGCAATTCAGTACAATAAAAAGATTAATGTGCTCCTTTTCGACAATTCTGGATATGGCTGTATTAATAATTTACAAATAGATTTTGGCAATGGCAGTTACTTTTGTGAATTCAGAACAAATGACAACCAAATTTTAAATATTGATTATGCAAAAGTAGCTGAGGGATATGGTGCAAAGGCATATCGGGCGAATACTGTAGAAGAATTAAAAGCGGCCCTGGAAGATGCAAAAAAACAAGATAAATCTACTTTGATAGAAATGAAAGTGCTTCCAAAAACAATGACAGATGGCTATGAAGGCAGTTGGTGGAATCTTGGAGTGCCTGAAGTGTCTAATCAAGAAGGCATTCAAAAAGCATATGAATTAAAACAGCAAAAACTTAAAAATGCAAAACAATATTAA
- a CDS encoding sugar phosphate isomerase/epimerase family protein — protein MKIALDPYMYRHLSIPKMVEKVADLGYEYIELSPREDFLPFYKYPRVDKARIREFKNALRDTGVKLSSLLPMQHWAGPEEEDREAAVRNWMRCIEIAVEMDVDVLNTEFTGHSDKPYKCEQMFMRSMEELLPIIEKEGINLHIQAHPFDFIERNNDAVDLIRGLDKDFVGYFYAVPHTFFYDNGKGDIASMLEYAGDKLKHINIADTYNHKASSCLRYVVNPPGVHATVHQHMDIGKGDINWDVLFSKLREIKFDGIATVAVFGEEDRADDSSRFMLQEVKKGLDIESRQKEIFADLYKK, from the coding sequence ATGAAAATTGCACTTGATCCATATATGTATAGACACCTGTCAATCCCAAAAATGGTTGAAAAAGTTGCTGACTTGGGCTATGAGTATATTGAATTATCACCGCGAGAAGATTTCTTGCCTTTTTATAAATACCCTCGTGTAGACAAAGCTAGAATTAGAGAATTTAAAAACGCATTACGTGATACAGGTGTGAAACTTTCATCCTTGTTGCCTATGCAGCATTGGGCTGGTCCAGAAGAAGAAGACAGAGAAGCAGCAGTTAGAAACTGGATGCGCTGTATTGAAATCGCTGTTGAGATGGACGTTGACGTTTTGAATACAGAATTTACTGGTCATTCAGACAAACCATATAAATGTGAACAGATGTTCATGCGTTCCATGGAAGAGCTGCTTCCTATTATCGAGAAAGAAGGTATTAATCTTCATATTCAAGCCCACCCATTTGATTTTATTGAACGCAACAATGATGCTGTAGACCTGATCCGTGGACTTGATAAAGACTTTGTTGGCTACTTCTATGCGGTACCGCATACCTTTTTCTATGATAATGGTAAAGGTGACATCGCTTCCATGTTAGAGTACGCAGGGGATAAGCTGAAGCATATTAATATTGCGGATACTTATAACCATAAAGCATCCTCGTGCCTTCGATATGTCGTTAACCCGCCTGGTGTTCATGCGACCGTTCATCAACATATGGATATCGGCAAAGGGGATATTAACTGGGACGTACTTTTCTCAAAATTACGTGAGATAAAATTCGATGGTATCGCTACTGTTGCAGTGTTCGGGGAAGAAGATAGAGCAGATGACTCCAGCAGATTTATGCTGCAAGAAGTAAAAAAAGGATTAGATATAGAATCAAGGCAAAAAGAAATATTTGCGGATCTTTATAAAAAATAA